A genomic region of Caulobacter vibrioides contains the following coding sequences:
- a CDS encoding UrcA family protein produces MRKFIMSLTTVATLSLAAVPVLGLTQAANAAESDPRVSIAVSDLNLSNPAQAAVFKARVQQAGETICRAKLRNNTLDMSFGRCLTEVQRDADRQLSKPQRQALAQAKQASAVELAAQ; encoded by the coding sequence ATGCGCAAGTTCATCATGAGCCTGACCACCGTCGCCACCCTGAGCCTCGCCGCCGTGCCGGTCCTGGGCCTGACGCAAGCCGCCAACGCCGCCGAGAGCGACCCGCGCGTGAGCATTGCAGTGTCTGACCTGAATCTGTCGAACCCCGCCCAGGCCGCCGTGTTCAAGGCCCGCGTCCAGCAAGCCGGCGAAACGATCTGCCGCGCGAAGCTGCGCAACAACACCCTGGACATGTCGTTCGGCCGCTGCCTGACCGAGGTTCAACGCGACGCTGACCGTCAGCTGTCCAAGCCCCAACGCCAGGCCCTGGCTCAAGCCAAGCAGGCCAGCGCGGTCGAGCTCGCCGCTCAGTGA
- a CDS encoding M23 family metallopeptidase, translating to MLGVAAMVGALNGALALGGWVASAPMSQASRADAQPAPEPDPDVLSPPPAFVFDAPLPGRVINSPFGLRQLPWEESGRLHQGVDIAAPAGAAVKVAANGVVKATGVSPTYGRYVLVMHKGGLSTLYAHLARPARGVKRGAYLRRGEIVAFVGNSGRSSGSHLHFEIRKGDKPLNPSFFLGRTFAEADDLPLRAASRVSRKVHKATVSRWPTGMTKAAKRQVELARLKNGQVKATLPVATAPAPADPTASSLSDAAI from the coding sequence ATGCTGGGCGTCGCTGCGATGGTGGGTGCGCTGAACGGCGCGCTCGCCCTGGGTGGTTGGGTGGCGAGCGCCCCTATGAGCCAGGCAAGCCGTGCGGACGCTCAGCCGGCGCCCGAGCCTGACCCTGACGTCCTGTCGCCGCCACCGGCCTTTGTGTTCGACGCGCCGCTGCCAGGGCGGGTCATCAACTCGCCCTTCGGGCTGCGGCAGCTGCCCTGGGAAGAAAGCGGTCGTCTACATCAGGGCGTCGATATCGCCGCGCCCGCCGGCGCCGCCGTGAAGGTCGCAGCGAACGGGGTCGTCAAGGCGACCGGCGTTAGCCCGACCTACGGCCGCTATGTGCTGGTGATGCACAAGGGCGGCCTCTCGACCCTGTATGCGCATCTGGCCCGTCCGGCGCGCGGCGTGAAGCGCGGTGCGTATCTGCGACGCGGCGAGATCGTCGCCTTCGTCGGTAATTCGGGGCGGTCCTCGGGCTCGCATCTCCATTTCGAGATCCGCAAAGGTGACAAGCCGCTCAATCCCAGCTTCTTCCTTGGCCGCACCTTCGCCGAAGCCGACGATCTGCCGTTGCGAGCCGCGAGCCGCGTGTCGCGAAAGGTCCACAAGGCGACCGTGTCGCGTTGGCCGACGGGCATGACCAAGGCCGCGAAGCGACAGGTCGAACTTGCGCGGTTGAAGAATGGGCAAGTCAAGGCGACGCTCCCCGTGGCTACGGCGCCGGCGCCCGCCGACCCAACGGCGTCAAGTTTGAGCGACGCCGCGATTTAA
- a CDS encoding alpha/beta fold hydrolase, translated as MIQFVGRGVAGLALVFFFYIAAGGLMSATGAPKLRGQMVEIEPGRALRLVCEGPSSDRPIVWLEAGAFGFAADWGAAQEALTSAGWRSCAYDRAGMGFSPKGPSPRDGHAIVSDFEKLVAASGERGPYILVGHSMAGLRLREYAGRNPDQVAGLVLVDAATPEAALNPSMQGFIKTFARVSKWAAFGASIGLYKPLIHTRLGDKIDLPPAAKAEKGWAFASGLHNRTAAEEVGLWAEASTQAAAQPQFDPKWPMAVVTAGPVAGRELRKDMQAAPARRAVHGYVDHVEAATHQLLIGRRFADRIVRAIAFVADAREKG; from the coding sequence ATGATCCAGTTTGTCGGTCGTGGCGTCGCGGGCCTTGCCCTTGTCTTCTTCTTCTACATCGCCGCTGGTGGCCTGATGAGCGCGACGGGCGCGCCGAAGCTTCGCGGCCAGATGGTCGAGATCGAACCTGGACGCGCGTTGCGCTTGGTCTGCGAGGGGCCCAGCAGCGATCGACCGATCGTGTGGTTGGAGGCGGGAGCCTTTGGCTTCGCGGCGGACTGGGGCGCGGCGCAAGAAGCGTTGACCAGCGCCGGCTGGCGGTCGTGCGCCTATGATCGCGCCGGCATGGGTTTCTCTCCGAAGGGGCCAAGCCCTCGCGACGGCCACGCCATCGTTTCGGACTTCGAGAAACTGGTCGCGGCGTCCGGAGAGCGGGGGCCCTACATCCTGGTCGGCCACTCGATGGCGGGCCTCCGTCTGCGCGAGTACGCCGGCCGCAATCCCGATCAGGTCGCGGGCCTGGTCCTGGTGGATGCGGCGACACCCGAGGCGGCCCTCAACCCGTCGATGCAGGGCTTTATCAAGACGTTCGCGCGCGTGTCCAAATGGGCCGCCTTCGGCGCCTCGATCGGACTCTACAAGCCGCTCATCCACACGCGCCTCGGCGACAAGATCGATCTGCCGCCGGCCGCCAAGGCTGAAAAGGGGTGGGCGTTCGCCAGCGGTCTTCATAATCGTACCGCCGCCGAGGAGGTGGGGCTGTGGGCCGAGGCTTCGACCCAGGCGGCCGCTCAGCCCCAGTTCGATCCCAAGTGGCCGATGGCGGTGGTGACCGCCGGGCCCGTCGCGGGCCGCGAACTGCGGAAGGACATGCAGGCTGCGCCCGCGCGCCGCGCCGTGCATGGCTATGTCGACCATGTCGAGGCGGCCACGCACCAGCTGCTGATCGGGCGACGCTTCGCCGACCGCATTGTTCGAGCCATCGCCTTCGTAGCCGACGCTCGCGAAAAGGGCTGA
- a CDS encoding ABC transporter ATP-binding protein, whose amino-acid sequence MVSAVTLEGVSKTYDDFHAVRDVSFEVPAGRITGFLGPNGAGKTSTLRMILGLLPPSAGRISVLGAEDATKVRDRIGFLPEERGLYKRMTPIDAIAFFAGLKGVPEAEGRKRATALLEAQGLGFAMKRPIKDLSKGMAQKVQLLSALAHEPALVVLDEPFSGLDPVNQQALEAMIREIAARGATVLFSTHVMQHAERLCDKVVLMARGRKVFDGDVATARCAAPRALVLEGDLSAEEVAALPGLGEVVSEPLAEGGWRHVARLPEVGTGQDALKAAFARDLSLRRFELKEPTLHDAFIVLTGGQA is encoded by the coding sequence ATGGTCAGCGCCGTAACCCTGGAAGGGGTCAGCAAGACCTACGATGACTTCCATGCCGTGCGGGACGTCAGTTTCGAGGTCCCCGCCGGGCGGATCACCGGATTCCTCGGGCCTAACGGCGCGGGCAAGACATCAACCCTCCGCATGATCCTGGGCCTGCTGCCGCCCTCCGCAGGGCGTATATCGGTGCTGGGCGCCGAGGACGCGACGAAGGTTCGCGACCGGATCGGTTTTCTCCCCGAGGAGCGCGGCCTCTACAAGCGCATGACGCCGATCGACGCGATCGCGTTTTTCGCCGGATTGAAGGGCGTGCCCGAAGCCGAGGGTCGCAAGCGGGCCACGGCGCTGCTGGAGGCCCAGGGTCTGGGCTTTGCGATGAAGCGGCCGATCAAGGATCTCTCCAAGGGGATGGCGCAGAAGGTCCAGCTTCTGTCGGCCTTGGCGCACGAACCGGCGCTGGTCGTGCTTGATGAGCCCTTCTCGGGCCTGGATCCCGTCAACCAGCAGGCTTTGGAGGCGATGATCCGCGAGATCGCCGCGCGCGGCGCCACCGTGCTGTTCTCCACCCATGTGATGCAGCACGCCGAGCGCCTTTGCGACAAGGTCGTCTTGATGGCGCGGGGCCGGAAGGTCTTCGACGGCGATGTCGCTACGGCCCGTTGCGCGGCGCCGCGAGCGCTGGTGCTGGAAGGCGACCTGTCCGCCGAGGAGGTTGCGGCCTTGCCAGGCCTTGGCGAGGTTGTCTCCGAGCCCCTCGCCGAAGGGGGATGGCGTCATGTGGCCCGTTTGCCTGAAGTCGGAACCGGGCAGGACGCCCTGAAGGCCGCGTTCGCTCGCGATCTGTCGCTGCGGCGGTTCGAGCTCAAAGAGCCCACCCTGCATGACGCCTTCATCGTGCTGACAGGAGGCCAGGCATGA
- a CDS encoding ABC transporter permease, translating to MSRLLKIARREYLAYVRTVGFWLSIIALPLVMGISTSAPLLMMKSAKPERLAIIDLTGQAFAPAITKAMAEDQNRAIARALRAAALSAAGPEAQEAVRKAQLEGGDAAGREALERFNPTAAARFKPPKVDAIILPPPPETLAAKTPAEAGIVARREVAEKRLDSVLIISGRDADVTMDLWSRNLAAPVLEGDLRQTVSEIMRERALARAGVSAQTLSEADALKPAFNSLSPKAASGAKVALRDRLPTFVGLAAGFLLWSMVMTGASILLNSVIEEKSSKILEVLLSSASVPEIMGGKILGVAGLTLTVMGVWAMAGWAALINFAPGLAGDLVAVLLGKGLLAYFGVYLVGGYLMYAALFAGIGAFCETQRDAQTLLGPIILVMSIPIIFMSQAIRSPDSPILSTLSWIPPFTPFLMPVRIAGDPPLVQVVGTTILMAVTTVALVAFSTRAFHVGALATGKIDLKTLIGRIARKQAG from the coding sequence ATGAGCCGTCTGCTGAAAATCGCGCGCCGGGAGTACCTGGCCTATGTCCGCACGGTCGGTTTTTGGTTGTCGATCATCGCCTTGCCGCTGGTGATGGGAATCAGCACCTCCGCGCCCTTGCTGATGATGAAGTCGGCCAAGCCCGAGCGGCTGGCCATTATTGACCTGACCGGCCAGGCGTTCGCGCCGGCGATCACCAAGGCGATGGCCGAGGATCAGAACCGGGCGATCGCCAGGGCGCTAAGAGCTGCGGCGCTGTCGGCGGCGGGCCCCGAAGCGCAAGAGGCCGTCCGTAAGGCGCAGCTTGAAGGAGGCGATGCTGCAGGGCGCGAAGCCCTGGAGCGGTTCAACCCGACCGCCGCCGCGCGCTTCAAGCCGCCCAAGGTCGATGCGATCATACTGCCGCCGCCGCCGGAAACTCTGGCCGCCAAGACACCGGCCGAAGCCGGGATCGTCGCCCGCCGCGAAGTCGCCGAGAAGCGCCTGGATTCGGTGCTGATCATTAGCGGGCGCGATGCGGACGTGACCATGGACCTGTGGAGCCGGAACCTCGCCGCGCCCGTTCTGGAGGGCGACCTGCGTCAGACCGTCAGCGAGATCATGCGCGAACGGGCGCTCGCTCGGGCGGGTGTTTCGGCGCAGACCCTGAGCGAAGCCGACGCCCTCAAACCCGCCTTCAACAGCTTGTCGCCCAAGGCGGCTTCGGGCGCGAAGGTCGCGCTGCGCGACCGGCTGCCGACCTTTGTCGGGCTCGCCGCCGGCTTTCTGTTGTGGTCGATGGTCATGACCGGCGCCAGCATCCTGCTGAACAGCGTCATCGAGGAAAAGTCGAGCAAGATCCTCGAGGTTCTGCTGTCGTCCGCCTCGGTCCCGGAGATCATGGGCGGCAAGATTCTCGGGGTTGCGGGGCTGACCCTGACGGTCATGGGCGTATGGGCCATGGCGGGCTGGGCGGCCCTCATCAACTTCGCCCCGGGCTTGGCCGGCGACTTGGTCGCGGTGCTGCTGGGCAAGGGTCTGCTGGCCTATTTCGGGGTCTATCTGGTGGGGGGGTACCTGATGTACGCGGCGCTGTTCGCGGGCATTGGCGCCTTCTGTGAGACCCAGCGCGACGCCCAGACCCTGCTGGGTCCGATCATCCTGGTGATGTCGATCCCGATCATCTTCATGAGCCAGGCGATCCGCTCGCCAGACTCGCCGATTCTCTCGACCCTGTCCTGGATTCCGCCGTTCACGCCGTTCCTGATGCCGGTGCGCATCGCGGGCGATCCGCCGCTGGTTCAGGTGGTGGGAACGACTATTCTCATGGCGGTGACGACGGTCGCCCTGGTGGCGTTCTCGACCCGAGCGTTCCACGTCGGGGCGCTGGCGACGGGGAAGATTGACCTGAAGACCCTGATCGGCCGGATCGCCCGCAAGCAGGCGGGGTAG
- the rpsU gene encoding 30S ribosomal protein S21 has protein sequence MVQIFVRDNNVDQALKALKKKMQREGSFREMKRHVHYEKPSEKRARQKAEAVRRARKLARKRAQREGLLPMPKKPSR, from the coding sequence CTGGTCCAGATTTTCGTCCGCGACAACAACGTCGATCAGGCCCTGAAGGCTCTGAAGAAGAAGATGCAACGCGAAGGCTCGTTCCGCGAAATGAAGCGGCACGTGCATTATGAAAAGCCGTCGGAAAAGCGCGCGCGCCAAAAGGCCGAAGCGGTCCGTCGCGCTCGCAAGCTGGCCCGCAAGCGCGCTCAGCGTGAAGGCCTGCTGCCGATGCCGAAGAAGCCCAGCCGGTAA
- a CDS encoding COQ9 family protein has translation MSETVDTSGQASDQAGANWADLAEQRVLDEALRLAPKAGWNAGLVSRALAAAGLSGAEGQLLLPEGPRDLAALLSRRHDAAALERLEAFDVAALKIRQRIREGVIARLDAAQENADALRPLAAFLAFPTNLALALRLTWESADAIWRWAGDTATDENHYSKRAILSGILISTLAVDMASGRVSALSHLDARIDNVMAFEKWKAGLKPMDLASEMVSALARIRFGK, from the coding sequence ATGAGCGAAACCGTCGACACCTCCGGCCAAGCTTCCGATCAAGCTGGCGCAAACTGGGCCGATCTGGCCGAACAACGCGTTCTGGATGAGGCGCTGCGCCTAGCGCCCAAAGCCGGCTGGAACGCGGGACTCGTCAGTCGCGCGCTCGCTGCGGCGGGCCTTTCCGGGGCCGAGGGGCAGCTGTTGCTGCCTGAAGGCCCTCGCGACTTGGCCGCCCTTTTGTCGCGACGCCATGACGCCGCGGCGCTGGAGCGCCTTGAGGCCTTCGATGTCGCCGCCTTGAAAATTCGCCAGCGGATTCGCGAGGGCGTGATCGCCCGGCTCGACGCGGCGCAGGAAAACGCCGATGCGCTGCGGCCGCTCGCCGCGTTTCTGGCCTTTCCGACCAACCTGGCTCTCGCCCTGCGGCTTACCTGGGAATCGGCTGACGCGATCTGGCGTTGGGCCGGCGACACCGCCACTGACGAGAACCACTATTCCAAGCGGGCGATCCTGTCGGGAATCCTGATTTCCACCCTGGCCGTCGACATGGCTTCGGGGCGCGTCTCGGCGCTGTCGCATCTGGACGCGCGGATCGACAACGTGATGGCCTTCGAGAAGTGGAAGGCGGGTCTCAAGCCGATGGATCTGGCCAGCGAGATGGTCTCCGCGCTGGCCAGGATACGGTTCGGGAAATAG
- the rcdA gene encoding protease adaptor protein RcdA, producing the protein MTEVNAFADTPWRAGVIQDFARSELFDRTFEEGMQLVEETAAYLDGAGRHDSKVLSRNAALGYATESMRLTTRLMQVASWLLVQRAVREGEMPPEAACAEAYRLGEEAAADGPAVEELPFGLMNLLQRSERLYERVRHLDRRMYVESPNEEAPRPVQNQLDRLTAAFGG; encoded by the coding sequence ATGACCGAAGTGAACGCGTTCGCGGACACGCCTTGGCGCGCTGGAGTGATCCAGGATTTCGCGCGATCGGAACTGTTTGACCGGACGTTCGAGGAAGGGATGCAGCTGGTCGAGGAGACCGCCGCCTATCTCGACGGGGCCGGACGCCATGACAGCAAGGTCCTCTCCCGCAACGCCGCGCTGGGCTACGCCACCGAGAGCATGCGATTGACCACGCGCCTGATGCAGGTGGCCTCCTGGCTGCTGGTGCAGCGCGCCGTCCGCGAGGGCGAGATGCCGCCCGAAGCCGCGTGCGCCGAAGCCTATCGCCTGGGCGAGGAAGCCGCCGCCGACGGCCCGGCCGTTGAGGAGCTGCCCTTTGGTCTGATGAACCTGCTGCAGCGCTCCGAGCGGCTCTATGAGCGCGTCCGCCACCTGGACCGTCGCATGTACGTGGAGTCGCCGAACGAGGAAGCGCCGCGTCCGGTTCAGAACCAGCTCGATCGCCTGACGGCGGCGTTCGGGGGCTAA
- a CDS encoding DUF1192 domain-containing protein codes for MFEEPAEARAFSGRALNEATHEDLEVYGVSELEERIEALQAEIERTKAHLAKKKAGRDAANALFGRLD; via the coding sequence ATGTTCGAGGAGCCTGCGGAAGCCCGCGCCTTCAGCGGACGTGCTTTGAACGAGGCGACCCACGAGGACCTGGAGGTCTACGGCGTCTCGGAACTGGAAGAGCGGATCGAAGCGCTGCAGGCTGAGATCGAGCGCACCAAGGCCCATCTGGCCAAGAAAAAGGCCGGGCGAGATGCGGCCAATGCGCTGTTTGGTCGCCTCGACTAA
- a CDS encoding NAD(P)H-quinone oxidoreductase has translation MAETMTAIAIDGGKGPAQALHATAIERPAAGPGEILIKVSAAGVNRPDLLQRMGFYPPPPGAPVTLGLEVAGEVVIGVGRWKAGDKVCALLGGGGYAEYAVVDARHALPIPGDLDLVQAAALPETVFTVFANVFEHGALKVGETLLVHGGTSGIGTTAIAMAKAAGAKVIATGRGADKKAKALELGADIAVDTKAEDFAEIVKAAGGADVILDMVGASYFEKNLDALSTGGRIVYIASLGGSTLEVPVMKIMQKRAVITGSTLRPRSADEKARLAAEVERVVWPWVAAGKLKPIVDATFPLAEAAKAHAHLEAGEHVGKVVLVL, from the coding sequence ATGGCCGAAACGATGACGGCGATCGCGATCGACGGCGGCAAGGGACCGGCGCAGGCGCTGCACGCCACCGCCATTGAACGTCCTGCGGCGGGACCGGGTGAGATCCTGATCAAGGTGTCGGCGGCGGGGGTGAACCGTCCAGACCTCCTGCAGCGCATGGGCTTCTACCCGCCGCCGCCCGGCGCGCCCGTGACCCTGGGCTTGGAGGTGGCTGGCGAGGTCGTGATCGGCGTGGGGCGCTGGAAGGCGGGCGACAAGGTCTGCGCCCTGCTGGGCGGCGGCGGTTACGCCGAGTACGCCGTGGTCGACGCCCGCCATGCGCTGCCGATCCCGGGGGACCTGGATCTCGTCCAGGCCGCCGCCCTGCCCGAGACGGTGTTTACGGTCTTCGCCAACGTCTTCGAGCATGGCGCGTTGAAGGTCGGCGAGACGCTGCTGGTTCACGGTGGAACGTCCGGAATCGGAACAACCGCCATCGCCATGGCCAAGGCCGCCGGCGCCAAGGTGATCGCCACCGGACGCGGCGCCGACAAGAAGGCCAAGGCGCTTGAACTGGGCGCCGACATCGCCGTCGACACCAAGGCCGAAGATTTCGCGGAGATCGTCAAGGCGGCCGGCGGGGCGGACGTGATCCTCGACATGGTCGGGGCCAGCTATTTCGAGAAGAACCTCGACGCCCTGAGCACCGGCGGCCGCATCGTCTACATCGCCAGCCTCGGCGGCTCGACGCTGGAGGTTCCGGTGATGAAAATCATGCAGAAGCGCGCCGTGATCACCGGCTCGACCTTGCGTCCCCGCTCGGCCGACGAGAAGGCGCGTCTGGCCGCCGAGGTCGAGCGCGTCGTCTGGCCCTGGGTGGCGGCCGGCAAGCTGAAGCCGATCGTCGATGCGACCTTCCCGCTCGCCGAAGCCGCCAAGGCGCATGCGCACTTGGAGGCGGGCGAGCATGTGGGCAAGGTGGTGCTGGTGCTATAG
- a CDS encoding DUF1013 domain-containing protein: MSDILMPKATAVWLVDNTSLSFEQIADFCGLHPLEVRGIADGEVARDIRGADPIGNGQLTREELDRAQANPDYRMKAQVSRHAELLKPQKKAPRYTPVSRRQDRPDAIAWFLRHHPEVTDAQISKILGTTKATIEQVRARTHWNAANIKPVDPVTLGLVGQLELDALVKKAAEKKAKDDLKKGILPEDPTLRPASEEGQFEPEVEEEEEDFRAKRGDLKAEDVFGQSTGYVDEEDED, encoded by the coding sequence ATGTCCGACATCCTGATGCCCAAGGCGACCGCCGTCTGGTTGGTGGACAACACCTCGCTCAGCTTCGAGCAGATCGCCGATTTCTGCGGCCTGCACCCGCTGGAAGTGCGGGGCATCGCCGACGGCGAAGTGGCGCGCGACATCCGCGGCGCCGACCCGATCGGCAATGGCCAGCTGACCCGTGAGGAGCTGGACCGCGCCCAGGCCAATCCGGACTACCGGATGAAGGCCCAGGTCAGCCGCCACGCCGAACTCTTGAAGCCGCAGAAGAAGGCCCCGCGCTACACGCCGGTGTCGCGTCGTCAGGACCGTCCGGACGCCATCGCCTGGTTCCTGCGCCACCACCCCGAAGTGACCGACGCCCAGATCTCCAAGATCCTGGGCACCACCAAGGCCACGATCGAGCAGGTCCGCGCCCGCACCCACTGGAACGCGGCCAACATCAAGCCAGTCGATCCGGTGACTCTGGGCCTGGTCGGCCAGCTGGAGCTGGACGCCCTCGTCAAGAAGGCCGCCGAGAAGAAGGCCAAGGACGACCTGAAGAAGGGCATCCTGCCGGAAGACCCGACCCTGCGTCCCGCCTCGGAAGAGGGCCAGTTCGAGCCCGAGGTCGAGGAAGAGGAAGAAGACTTCCGCGCCAAGCGCGGCGACCTCAAGGCCGAGGACGTGTTTGGCCAGTCGACGGGCTATGTCGACGAGGAAGACGAGGACTAA
- a CDS encoding YdcH family protein, with protein sequence MAIESRIRELGSRHENLDRKIQEETNRPGSDGTALRELKRRKLRLKEEIEGLKARMH encoded by the coding sequence ATGGCCATCGAATCCCGTATCCGCGAGCTTGGGTCCCGTCACGAGAACCTCGATCGCAAGATTCAGGAGGAGACCAATCGACCCGGTAGCGACGGAACGGCGCTCAGGGAGCTTAAACGGCGGAAATTGCGGCTGAAGGAAGAGATCGAGGGCCTCAAGGCTCGAATGCACTAG
- a CDS encoding UbiX family flavin prenyltransferase: MSDGSKNADRPRLVVGITGASGVAYGLRALDACRDLGVESHLVMSKSAALTLAQEAGLSVSDVNAKADVVHRVADVGASIASGSFRTLGMLVAPCSVRTMSEIATGVTSSLLTRAADVVLKERRTLVLMVRETPFHLGHLRTMTSLAEMGAVIAPPLPALYAKPSSIEEMVDQSVGRVLDLFGLSWRPVKRWGEDMETITGKGEG; encoded by the coding sequence ATGTCGGATGGTTCGAAAAACGCTGATCGCCCGCGTCTCGTGGTGGGCATAACAGGGGCTTCCGGCGTGGCCTACGGTCTCCGTGCGCTCGACGCCTGTCGGGATTTGGGTGTCGAGAGCCATCTTGTGATGTCCAAGTCCGCCGCCTTGACCCTCGCCCAGGAGGCCGGGCTTTCGGTTTCGGACGTGAACGCCAAGGCCGATGTGGTGCATCGCGTCGCGGATGTCGGCGCCTCGATCGCGTCGGGTTCGTTCCGGACGCTGGGCATGCTCGTCGCGCCCTGTTCTGTCCGTACGATGAGCGAAATCGCAACGGGCGTAACGTCTTCGCTGCTGACCCGCGCGGCCGATGTGGTCTTGAAAGAGCGACGGACCCTGGTGCTGATGGTGCGCGAGACGCCTTTCCATTTGGGTCACCTGCGCACCATGACCAGCCTGGCGGAGATGGGCGCGGTGATCGCGCCGCCGTTGCCGGCCCTCTACGCCAAACCAAGCTCGATCGAGGAGATGGTCGATCAGTCGGTGGGCCGTGTGCTCGATCTCTTTGGTCTCTCCTGGCGACCCGTGAAGCGCTGGGGCGAGGACATGGAGACCATCACGGGCAAGGGAGAAGGTTAA
- a CDS encoding TIGR02444 family protein, whose translation MGATKGLWDWALDAYARQPVAEACLHLQDAHGQNVPYLLWAAWMAEQGRAADLKIAAGVMRGWDRDVGAPLRGVRRALKAPRPPLDEIGKEAFREAVKAVELRGERVLMESLEALAGPPTAPASVVEGLVAAAEASGDPPRRAALERLALALETARG comes from the coding sequence ATGGGCGCGACCAAAGGGCTTTGGGATTGGGCTTTGGACGCCTATGCGCGTCAACCTGTCGCAGAGGCGTGCCTGCATCTGCAGGACGCCCACGGTCAGAACGTACCCTACCTGCTCTGGGCCGCCTGGATGGCGGAGCAGGGCAGGGCGGCGGACTTGAAAATCGCCGCTGGTGTCATGCGTGGTTGGGACAGGGATGTCGGAGCGCCCTTGCGCGGCGTGCGTCGCGCGCTCAAGGCGCCGAGGCCCCCCCTCGATGAGATCGGCAAGGAAGCCTTCCGCGAGGCTGTGAAGGCCGTGGAGCTGCGGGGCGAGCGTGTGCTGATGGAGAGCCTCGAGGCGCTGGCGGGGCCGCCGACGGCCCCTGCGAGCGTTGTAGAGGGTCTTGTGGCGGCTGCGGAAGCGTCCGGCGATCCGCCTCGCCGCGCTGCGCTGGAGAGGCTGGCCCTGGCGCTCGAAACGGCGCGTGGCTGA
- a CDS encoding YdcH family protein: protein MTSMNDDDPSDDTDIAIERRLADLREDHKDLDDAIRALEDRFQPDMLQIARLKRKKLALKDEIGRLEDLLTPDIIA from the coding sequence ATGACGTCCATGAACGACGATGATCCGTCGGACGATACCGACATTGCGATCGAACGTCGCCTCGCCGACCTGCGCGAGGACCACAAGGACCTCGACGACGCGATCCGCGCGCTGGAAGATCGTTTCCAGCCCGACATGCTGCAGATCGCGCGGCTGAAGCGGAAGAAGTTGGCCTTGAAGGACGAGATCGGCCGTCTGGAAGATCTCCTGACGCCGGACATCATCGCCTGA